The window ATCCATCTCATGATGGGCCATCGCGACCTCGCGCTCGCCTTCCTGGATCGCTATCAACAGCTGCTGCCGCCGCTTCGGGAGAGCGCCGAGTTCCAGGATCTGATGGCGGACATCGCGGATGCACCGCCCGCGATCGACTACCGCACCGCCGCTCGCCTCTACGACCGTCTCGACCCTGTCATCGAGCGGGCGATCCCTCCAACCCCGACGCCATCCGCGCGGCCGCCGGTGCGCACCGAGATCGGGGACGAGAACTAGGGCTCTGCGGGGAGACCGTCAAACGGCAGGATTGAGGCCGCACCGGCTGTAACTGCGGCAGCGGGGTAAAGCGACGGACGGGCGCGAAGGGCGGCGGGCCGCCCATTCGGACGTTGAGCTCCGACCCTCGAACCCAAGGCGACATCGACGGCGCCTCGTTCACCATCAGGTGAGGGTTCGGCACCACTAGGCCGCGCGCCCCCAAGGTTCGGTCCTCGAGCAGCCGTCGGTCGGACGTTGCCCGGCGGACGACGGAATGGTCGGAGATTCCTGCTGAGAATGGGTCGCAGATCACACTCAGGCGGCGGTCGAGCCAGGGAACCCCTTGCCGAGCGCCGGCCCGGGGACCATCTTCGGAGCCTGAGATCTGGTCTCGAAAATCTGCCGCAGGAGGGCGACCATGGCACTGAAGCTGGGGGACAAGGCTCCGAACTTCAAGGCGCAGACGACCCAGGGCTCGATCGACTTCTACGAGTGGATGGGCAACGACTGGGCGCTGCTGTTCTCCCACCCGGCCGACTTCACGCCGGTGTGCACGACCGAGCTCGGCTGCGTGGCCAAGATGAAACGGGAGTTCGACCGGCGAGGAGTCAAGGTGATCGGGCTGTCCGTCGACACCCTCACCAACCACAAGAAGTGGCTGAAGGACATCGAGGACACGCAGCAGGTGACCCTGAACTACCCGGTGATCGCGGACCCAAAGCGCGAGGTCGCGGACCTCTACGGCATGATCCACACCAACGGCGACCTGCTGACCACCGGTCGTTCGGTGTACGTGATCGACGCCAACAAGAAGGTCCGGTTGATCATCAGCTACCCGGAGAGCACCGGCCGCAACTTCGACGAGATCCTGCGCGCCATCGACTCGCTCCAGCTGACCAGCGACTACGAGGTGGCGACGCCGGTGAACTGGACCCGGGGCCAGGACGTGATGATCCTGCCGTCGGTGTCCAAGGAGCTGGCGATGAAGCGGTTCCCGATGGGCTGGACGGAGCAGAACTCCTACATCAGGCTGGTCCCCGACCCGCGGCGGTAGAGCACCGGCGCGCGCCGTGAGCGCTCCCCGCGGCGGGTCACCCGCCGCCGAGCTCTGCAAGCTTGGCTTGCGCTTGGCGCAAGGCGGATGGGTCGTCCGTGTCCAGCACTACCTGCCGCAGGTGAGCTCGCGCCTGCTCGAGGTCTCCCCGCTGCTCGAAGTGGGACGCGAGGGCGAAGTGGGCGGCGGCGAAGAGCCCGCCGCTGGAAAGCGTGGCCGCCCTCTGGAGCCGCTCGAGGCCCTCGCGATCGCGAGCGTGGCGGAGGAGGAAGACGCCGTAGTCGAAGTTGACCTCGGGATCGAAGGGGTACCGGGCCGCCGCGGTCTCGAAGTGGTGGCGGGCCTCCGGCATGCCTTGCCGGTCGAGCAGCACGGCCAACGCGACCAGGGACTCCCGGTACGTGGGGTCGACCGCCAGCGCCTGCTCGAGAAGGCGGCGCGCCTCGTCAGGGGCCGACTCCGCGACCGCGATCCGGGCCAGTCGGGTGAGGGACTCCAAGTCGCCCGCATCGGCCGCGACCAGGCGCTCGAAGCACTGCCGCGCCTGGCCAAGCTGGCCGCGGTTGAGGAAGTAGCTGCCGGCCTGGAACACGACGTCCTTGTCGGGGAAGTCGCGGGCAAGCTCGGCGAACGCGCGATCGGCGGTGTCGAGGCGGTTGAGCCTGGCGGCGAAGGTGGCCGCCATGAGACGGGCCTCCTTCTGTCTCGGATCGGCCGCGGCGATCGACTGCGCGATTTCCAGAGCCTCTGCGATGCGCTGCTCCTGCATCAGCCCGCTGATCTGGTTGTAGCGGTCGAAGACGTCGAAGCTGGCGCGTGGGTGGGTGAGCGCCGACAGGTCGACCAGCTCCTCGGCGTCGATCCCGATGCCGCCGGCCGCATAGCCGAGTGCCTGCAGCTGGGCCAGCTGCTCCCGGTCCAGCTCGTGCTGGCTCGCCTCGGGCCGGCCACGCCGTAGCTCGGCGTCAAGCCGGGCCAGACGTTCCCTCTCTCGTGCCAGGTCCTCGGGCGAGCCGATGGGATGGCTCTCGCTCATGTCGCTGCCCAGATCGAAGAGCTCGTCCTGCGGCCCATGAATGAACTTGCGCTCACCGCTGACGAATCCGGAGAGTGGGCTCCACCGGTAGTGGTGGTAGGGGTAGAAGGTCTCGAAGTAGAGGGGACGATCCTCCAATTGGTGATCGGTTGCGCCTTCGTTCGCGGGCCTGAGCAACGGCAGCAGCGACCGCCCCTGGAACGGCAGGCCGAGTGAGTCGGGAGGATGGCCCAGGGCATCGAGGATGGTGGGCGCCACGTCGGCGTTGGAGACGGCTGTGGCCACGCGAGGCCGCTGCTGCTCGATCCAGGGGAACCGGGCGATGAGCGGGACGCGCAGGGTGGCGTTGTAGAGCAGCAGGGCGTGGGTCGGCTCGCCGTGGTCTCCGAGCCCCTCGCCGTGGTCGGCCACCGCCACCAGGCCCGTGCTCTCGCTGAGCCCGTGGCGATCGAGGGCGCGCAGCACGCTGCCGATGCAGTCGTCCATGTAGGCGATCTCGCCGGCGTAGGGCTGGTCGACGTAGAGCTCGGCGTAACCCGCCCCCGCACGGTACGGCCAGTGGGGATCGTAGTAGTGGAGCCAGGCGAAGAACGGGCGATCGTCGGCGCGGGCGTCGAGCCAGAGCCCGAACTCCTCGGAGATGCGCTCGCCCTGCCGGCTGGGGACTCCGACGGTCTGGAGGTTGGTGATGACCAGGCTGCTGGCAGGCGCCTCCAGGGTGTCGCTGAACGAGTCGAAGCCGCGGCCGAACCCGACCCCGGAGCGAAGGGGGAACGCGGCCACGAAGCCCGCCGTGCGATAGCCGCGCTCCTTGAGGATCGCCGGCAGCCACGGCAGCTCGCGGGGCACGGCGAAGACGTCGTTGTCGCGGACCCGGCTGAAGGGTGGGAAGGTGCCGGACAGGATCGAGGCATGGGAGGGCGCGGTGATCGGCGCGACCGCGAACGCCCGGTCGAACACGGTGCCGGCGGCGGCGATGCGGTCGAGGTTGGGCGTCTGGACGGTGGTCGCACCGTAGCACCCGAGGTGGTCGGCCCGGGTCGTGTCGAGGGTGACGAGCACGAGGTTGTGACCGCGGTCCGCCTGGTCCCGACCGCACGCGACGAGCAGGGCGAGGGCGGCGAAGAAGAGGCTAGCCCGGCGCATCTGCCGCCTCGAACACGGCGGTGGACAGGACGCGGAAGTGCCGTTCCTCGAGCGCACGCGCCTTGATCTCGGCCAGGATCTCGTTTCTGCGCAGCTCGACGTAGCGGTCCCTGATCAGCTCGTGGTCGGCGGGCAGGGCCAGTGGCCGGCGGGCCTCCACTGCGCGGACCAGGATGGCGAACAGCCAACCCTCGTCCTCGAACACGGGGGTGGACCCGGGCCCCGACATCGCCAGCAGGCGCCGCTGGAACTCCGGGCCGATGCGCGCCGCATCGACCGGTGTGGCCCATCCCATGTCGACGTACACGACGCCGGCCTCGGCACAGCGCCGCTCGAGCTCTGCGGGATCGCTGTTTGCAGCGGCGGCAAACGCGGCCAGACCCTCGAGCGCCTGCTGGAGCTCGAACGGCGGACCGCCGCCGAGGGGCATCTGAAGGTAGCTGGCCTCGAAGCGCTGCGGCAGCGCGAAACGGGCCTGGTTGTCGTGATAGAACCGCAGCACCTCGTCAGCGCTCACCGACTGCGCCCAGGCCTCGATCCGCTGCTGCTCCGCCAGCTGGGCCCTCCTGCGCAGCTCGCGCAGCTCCCAGCGATCGATAAACGCCTGCTCGCGGTCGAGGCCGCGCTCGACCGCGTCCAGGTAGAGCAGGTTGCTGTTCACGAGCTCGTCCACGAGCCGCTGCCGGAGGTTCTGCTCGGCGCCGATGACGTTGCCCCTGGTCATGGTGCGCGCGGCGAGGTAGGTGTCGAGCTGCCGCTTCGTCATTTCGCGGTCGCCGATCTCGAGCGCGACGTCGTCGGGACCGATGCTCGGGTCGCCGCTGCGGTCGAGCACGGCGTGGCGCGAGCGCAGCGTTGCGAGCAGCTGCTCTCGCTCGGCCTCGTTGCGACGATCCATGATGGCATTGACGATCTGCTGCTTCACGGCCTCGTAGGGCGTCACCTCGGGCGGCCGTATCTCGAGCACCACGACGACGTGGACTCCGGTGGGGGTGCGAACCACGCCCGGTCGTCCCGGGGCCAGGCGGTAGACCGCGTCCTCGAAGGAGGGCTCCATGCGGCCGCGGTAGACCGGGCCCACGATCCCCTCCCTAGTCGAGCTGCCGGACTCGGAGTAGGTGCTCACCAGGTCGGCGAACGGGGTGCCGGCGTCCAGTCGATCGAGGATCGTCCGCTCGAGCGCCGCGAGCTCCTCCGGGGAATGGCGGTCGGCGCGCAGGAAGAGGTGCTGGAGCTTGATCGCCTCCGGTGCCGTGAAGCGGTCGGCGAGATGCTCGTTGTAGAACGCGAGCGCCTCATCTTCGGTCACCTCGTGGCTGCGCTTGCCGGTGCGCTCGACGTAGTAGCCGACGAGCAGACTGCCGCGGGGATCGAGGTAGAGGGCGGCCGGCGCCGGCGGCGTGCCGACGGCTTCGGCTGCCAGGATCTTGAGGAGCGCGAAATCGCCGAGCAAATCCGTCAGCCCCTGCTCGGTGTCGAGCGCGGCACCGGTGCGCAGCCGGCGCCGGTCAAGCGAGCCGAGGTAGCTCCTGGCCTCCGCCGCGGTGATCCAGCCGCCATCGTAGACCGCGACCGCGTCGGGGGAAACGCCTCGGGAGCAGCCCGCGGCGAGGGCGAGGGCCAGGGTCACCAGGCGGACGAGAAGGCGTCGGGAACTGCTCTGCGAAGCGCTCACGTTCATCCTCCGAGGCTCACCCGGCGATGGTAGGCAAGGTTGTCGCCGGCGGCAATCCCCGAGTGGGCGGCATCCGGCCTCCACAGTTGCAGTGGCAGAGATAGCGAGCGGCCCAGGGTCCGTGGACCCTGGGCCGCCGGTGAAGCGTGTGTGCCGGAGCTAGCCTCGGAAGGCCCCGAGCTCCGGTGACTGGCTCACTCGACGTCGAACCTCATCAGCTCGACCGGGACGTTGGTGTTGACCTGGGCGCGGACCGAGGCCGCCGACACGGTGCCGTAGCTGGCGCCCCAGTCGGTGAGCGTCCACGGGCCGGCCGCGCCGGCGGTTCCGGCGGTGCCGTGCGTCAGGAACATGAGGGGCTCGGTCGGCGGCGGCGTCCAGTTGACCGCCGTGCACTGGTAACCGGCGTCGTTGTAGTTGGTGCCGTCGTTGCTGTTCCACAGGCCGGCGATGAAGTTGCCGGTGCTGATGCGCGGCGGCGAGGCCAGCGGGACGTTGGTCCAGGTCTTGACCTGGGCGTTGATGTTGAGCTCGCGGGCGAGCACGCCGCCGGCGAGGTCGAACACCGCCGCACCGTTGAGCACGCCGGCGGCGCCGGTCGCGGTGTTGTTGTTGAGCGCGTACGCCCAAACCTCGAGCGCGACCACATCGAGCGGGTACCAGCCGGCGGTCGGCTTGAAGACGTTCGACATGTAGTTCGGTGCCCCGCTCCAGGTGTAGAAGGAGCCTCCGGTGTTCCAGTAGTCGATCCACTCGAGGGCCTCTCCCGCGGGCGGCGCTCCGGCGGCGTTCGGCCCGCCAGTCTGGCGGACCCTGGTCGGTCCCGCGGCCATCGCGAGGCCGGCGATCATGCAGCACACGACAACTACCAACACAGCTTTCTTCATCGGGTCGTCCCTCCTCGTCCTGGGAGTAAAGCTAGCAGCCCACTGTCTCAACGTCAAGCGACGTTGAGATCGTGCGGCTTGGGCAGTGACCTGCGGCACAGACTGGCCGTTGGGCGGCAGAAGGGCCGGCGGTGATAGACTGCGAAGCAACTACTTCCTGAAGGAGGAGTCCGATGGCCCTGGTGAACACCAAGCGGGTGTGGCTCGGCGGGTTGGTCGGCGGCGTGGTCTGGGTGGTGTGGGCGACAATCGTCAACTTCGGCCTGCTGATGCCGAAGTACCAGGCCGCCATGCAGGCGGGAACCATGCTTGGCGAGGAGCAGGCACGGTATCCCTTCTTCATGGTGGTGTGGATCCTGCAGTTCCTGGTGCTGGGGGTGCTGCTGGCCGCGCTCTACGCCGGCGTCCGGCTGGCGTGGGTCCCGGGGCCCGGCACCGCGATCAAGGTCGGCTTGATCGGCGGCTTCCTGGCCGGCTTCCCGGTGAACTTCTACCTGGCGACCTGGGCGCCGATGGGGCGCGGCATCCCGGCCGGCTGGCTGCTCGAGCTGCTGGTCGGCGCCGTCCTTGCGACGCTGGTCGCGGGCTGGTTCTACCGGGAGGCCTGAGCAGGCCGGGCGGGCAGCGGCCGGCCGCGCGCCGATCGAGCGTGCGGCCGGGCGACAGCCAGGCGGGCTGCGGTCGAACCATTGCCCGAAAGCTGCGTATACTGGATCTCAGAATGCCGGCGGGCCGGAGGCGCCGCCGAGAGGGAGAGGATCATGTGGAGGACAGCAATCGTCGCCGTCGCGCTGGCGTGCCTGTTGGCGCCGGTCGCGACGGCCGCCGGTGAGCGCGAGGACCAGGCGTTCGAGCAGCTGAAGTCGCTGGCCGGCGCCTGGGATGCGGCGACGCCGGACGGGCCCGCGACCATCATCTACCGGGTGGCCTCGGCCGGCAGCATCGTGATCGAGGAGATGTTCCCTGGCACCGCGCACGAGATGATCACCGTCTACCACCGGGACGGCGACAAGCTGGTCGCGACCCACTACTGTGCGATCGGCAACCAGCCACGCACCGCACTCGACGCGACCGCGCCGCTGACCGACGGAATGCACTTCGCGTTTGCCGGCGGCACCAACATGA of the Thermoanaerobaculales bacterium genome contains:
- a CDS encoding peroxiredoxin, yielding MALKLGDKAPNFKAQTTQGSIDFYEWMGNDWALLFSHPADFTPVCTTELGCVAKMKREFDRRGVKVIGLSVDTLTNHKKWLKDIEDTQQVTLNYPVIADPKREVADLYGMIHTNGDLLTTGRSVYVIDANKKVRLIISYPESTGRNFDEILRAIDSLQLTSDYEVATPVNWTRGQDVMILPSVSKELAMKRFPMGWTEQNSYIRLVPDPRR
- a CDS encoding sulfatase-like hydrolase/transferase encodes the protein MRRASLFFAALALLVACGRDQADRGHNLVLVTLDTTRADHLGCYGATTVQTPNLDRIAAAGTVFDRAFAVAPITAPSHASILSGTFPPFSRVRDNDVFAVPRELPWLPAILKERGYRTAGFVAAFPLRSGVGFGRGFDSFSDTLEAPASSLVITNLQTVGVPSRQGERISEEFGLWLDARADDRPFFAWLHYYDPHWPYRAGAGYAELYVDQPYAGEIAYMDDCIGSVLRALDRHGLSESTGLVAVADHGEGLGDHGEPTHALLLYNATLRVPLIARFPWIEQQRPRVATAVSNADVAPTILDALGHPPDSLGLPFQGRSLLPLLRPANEGATDHQLEDRPLYFETFYPYHHYRWSPLSGFVSGERKFIHGPQDELFDLGSDMSESHPIGSPEDLARERERLARLDAELRRGRPEASQHELDREQLAQLQALGYAAGGIGIDAEELVDLSALTHPRASFDVFDRYNQISGLMQEQRIAEALEIAQSIAAADPRQKEARLMAATFAARLNRLDTADRAFAELARDFPDKDVVFQAGSYFLNRGQLGQARQCFERLVAADAGDLESLTRLARIAVAESAPDEARRLLEQALAVDPTYRESLVALAVLLDRQGMPEARHHFETAAARYPFDPEVNFDYGVFLLRHARDREGLERLQRAATLSSGGLFAAAHFALASHFEQRGDLEQARAHLRQVVLDTDDPSALRQAQAKLAELGGG
- a CDS encoding peptidylprolyl isomerase; this translates as MSASQSSSRRLLVRLVTLALALAAGCSRGVSPDAVAVYDGGWITAAEARSYLGSLDRRRLRTGAALDTEQGLTDLLGDFALLKILAAEAVGTPPAPAALYLDPRGSLLVGYYVERTGKRSHEVTEDEALAFYNEHLADRFTAPEAIKLQHLFLRADRHSPEELAALERTILDRLDAGTPFADLVSTYSESGSSTREGIVGPVYRGRMEPSFEDAVYRLAPGRPGVVRTPTGVHVVVVLEIRPPEVTPYEAVKQQIVNAIMDRRNEAEREQLLATLRSRHAVLDRSGDPSIGPDDVALEIGDREMTKRQLDTYLAARTMTRGNVIGAEQNLRQRLVDELVNSNLLYLDAVERGLDREQAFIDRWELRELRRRAQLAEQQRIEAWAQSVSADEVLRFYHDNQARFALPQRFEASYLQMPLGGGPPFELQQALEGLAAFAAAANSDPAELERRCAEAGVVYVDMGWATPVDAARIGPEFQRRLLAMSGPGSTPVFEDEGWLFAILVRAVEARRPLALPADHELIRDRYVELRRNEILAEIKARALEERHFRVLSTAVFEAADAPG